The Cervus canadensis isolate Bull #8, Minnesota chromosome 29, ASM1932006v1, whole genome shotgun sequence genome includes a window with the following:
- the CLNS1A gene encoding methylosome subunit pICln isoform X2: MSFLRSFPPPGSTEGLRQQQPDTEAVLNGKGLGTGTLYISESRLSWLDGSGLGFSLEYPTISLHAVSRDLNAYPREHLYVMVNAKFGEESKESVADEEEEDSDDDIEPIAEFRFVPSDKSALEAMFTAMCECQALHPDPEDEDSDDYDGDEYDVEAHAEGQATLERLEGMLSQSVSSQYNMAGVRTEDSIRDYEDGMEVDAAPTVAGQFEDADVDH, encoded by the exons ATGAGCTTTCTCAGAAGTTTCCCGCCGCCCGGGTCGACTGAGGGCCTACGGCAGCAGCAACCAGACACCGAGGCTGTGCTGAACGGGAAGGGCCTCGGTACCGGCACCCTTTACATCTCTGAAAG CCGCCTGTCTTGGTTAGATGGCTCTGGATTAGGATTCTCCCTGGAATACCCCACCATTAGTTTGCATGCAGTATCCAGGGACCTAAACGCCTATCCACGAGAGCATCTCTATGTTATGGTGAATGCCAAATTTGGAG AAGAATCAAAAGAATCGGTTGctgatgaagaagaggaagataGTGATGATGACATTGAACCTATTGCTGAATTTAGATTTGTGCCTAGTGATAAATCAGCAT TGGAGGCCATGTTCACTGCAATGTGTGAATGCCAGGCTTTGCATCCAGATCCTGAGGATGAAGATTCAGATGATTATGATGGAGACGAATATGATGTGGAAGCCCATG CAGAAGGCCAAGCCACACTGGAGAGATTGGAAGGAATGCTTTCTCAGTCTGTGAGCAGCCAGTATAACATGGCTGGAGTCCGGACAGAAGATTCAATAAGAGATTATGAAG ATGGGATGGAGGTGGATGCTGCACCAACGGTTGCTGGACAGTTTGAGGATGCAGACGTTGATCACTGA
- the CLNS1A gene encoding methylosome subunit pICln isoform X1 yields MSFLRSFPPPGSTEGLRQQQPDTEAVLNGKGLGTGTLYISESRLSWLDGSGLGFSLEYPTISLHAVSRDLNAYPREHLYVMVNAKFGEESKESVADEEEEDSDDDIEPIAEFRFVPSDKSALEAMFTAMCECQALHPDPEDEDSDDYDGDEYDVEAHEQGQGDIPTFYTYEEGLSHLTAEGQATLERLEGMLSQSVSSQYNMAGVRTEDSIRDYEDGMEVDAAPTVAGQFEDADVDH; encoded by the exons ATGAGCTTTCTCAGAAGTTTCCCGCCGCCCGGGTCGACTGAGGGCCTACGGCAGCAGCAACCAGACACCGAGGCTGTGCTGAACGGGAAGGGCCTCGGTACCGGCACCCTTTACATCTCTGAAAG CCGCCTGTCTTGGTTAGATGGCTCTGGATTAGGATTCTCCCTGGAATACCCCACCATTAGTTTGCATGCAGTATCCAGGGACCTAAACGCCTATCCACGAGAGCATCTCTATGTTATGGTGAATGCCAAATTTGGAG AAGAATCAAAAGAATCGGTTGctgatgaagaagaggaagataGTGATGATGACATTGAACCTATTGCTGAATTTAGATTTGTGCCTAGTGATAAATCAGCAT TGGAGGCCATGTTCACTGCAATGTGTGAATGCCAGGCTTTGCATCCAGATCCTGAGGATGAAGATTCAGATGATTATGATGGAGACGAATATGATGTGGAAGCCCATG aacaaGGGCAGGGGGACATCCCTACATTTTATACCTATGAAGAAGGATTATCCCATTTAACAGCAGAAGGCCAAGCCACACTGGAGAGATTGGAAGGAATGCTTTCTCAGTCTGTGAGCAGCCAGTATAACATGGCTGGAGTCCGGACAGAAGATTCAATAAGAGATTATGAAG ATGGGATGGAGGTGGATGCTGCACCAACGGTTGCTGGACAGTTTGAGGATGCAGACGTTGATCACTGA